A window of the Cystobacter fuscus genome harbors these coding sequences:
- a CDS encoding alpha/beta fold hydrolase, which produces MERTNKNGPSQRGTVTLPDGRALAWSQHGTGAPTLLLIHGWCCDQRFWDAQLESLSRDFTVVTVDLAGHGLSSRLPAGSAHPIDAMARDVVTAIEQLELRELILVGHSLGGPVALEIALARPDRCRKVIGVDTFTDAAMYRRRPPAEIAERCNAFRADFPKAMTALVRMITLHDALGYGVADWIAATMSAQEPETAVAVLDALLRWDIDARWPLLTRPVATINSAPLVPLIQPIEGLAGLELEMMERVGHFPMMEDPRGFETRLRRLIGRDSAGPT; this is translated from the coding sequence ATGGAACGAACGAACAAGAACGGGCCATCCCAGCGTGGCACCGTGACGCTGCCCGATGGACGTGCACTGGCCTGGTCCCAGCATGGCACCGGTGCGCCGACCCTCCTCCTCATCCATGGCTGGTGCTGTGACCAGCGGTTCTGGGATGCGCAGCTCGAGTCCCTGTCCCGCGACTTCACCGTCGTGACGGTGGACCTGGCCGGCCACGGCCTGTCGAGCCGCCTCCCCGCGGGCTCCGCCCATCCCATCGACGCGATGGCTCGGGACGTCGTCACCGCCATCGAGCAGTTGGAGCTGCGCGAGCTCATCCTCGTCGGCCATTCGCTTGGTGGGCCGGTCGCGCTCGAGATAGCGCTCGCCAGACCGGACAGGTGCCGGAAGGTGATTGGCGTCGATACCTTCACCGATGCCGCCATGTACCGGCGCAGGCCACCCGCGGAGATCGCGGAGCGCTGCAACGCCTTCCGGGCGGACTTTCCGAAAGCGATGACGGCGCTCGTCCGCATGATCACGCTGCACGATGCGCTCGGTTACGGCGTGGCCGACTGGATCGCCGCCACCATGAGCGCACAAGAACCCGAGACCGCGGTGGCCGTGCTGGACGCGCTGCTGCGATGGGACATCGATGCGCGCTGGCCACTCCTCACCCGCCCCGTCGCGACGATCAACTCCGCGCCCCTCGTCCCGCTCATCCAGCCCATCGAAGGACTGGCGGGCCTGGAACTCGAGATGATGGAGCGCGTGGGCCACTTCCCGATGATGGAGGATCCTCGCGGCTTCGAGACCCGGCTGCGCCGGCTCATCGGCCGGGACTCCGCCGGGCCCACCTGA